ATGTAGTTTGATTGCAGCCGCTTCCATTTGTTCCAGTTTCCCGTAAGCTTGGCAGCTCTGTTAACCCAACTTCTGTTAGTGTTAAATCTGTAAGAGAAGGAGGGAGAGGAGGTAACCTCTCGAGCTTAGGGCATCCATGGATAGTAAGTACTTGTAAGCTTGGAAATAGCTCGCTGCCGTCAATCCAACACCACCCTTCACATGACGGCATGTTGAGGATCGAGAGACTTCTCAAGCTAAGAAAACACTGGGATATAGCTTCAGTGCTAAAGAACCCATGGCCTATCTGTTTCACTGCTGATATATTTTCAATGCTAAGAACCTTAAGACATGGAAGTCGTCCGAGATTACTAGGAAGCTCCTTGAGTGCCTCCAGGTCATGCAATACTAGCTTCTCTACCCTGGGAAGTAGTACTTTTTCTGTAACATCGTAGAAAGCAAAATCGGTATGTTTTAACATACGCATCCTTATGATGTCTAGAGACTTTAGACATGGAAGTGAACCAAGATCAGGGAGCTCCTCTAAAACTGGCAAGTGCCTCAGCTCTAGCTCTTCTAGCATAGGGAACTGATCATTTTCTGTGGCAACTGATGCAAGACCAATGTGTTTCAATAACCTCATTCGCATCATGCGAAGAACCTTGAGACGTGGAAAATGTCCTAGATTAGAGATCTCTTCCAATGCATACATGCCTCTCAACTCCAACTCTTCTAGCATAGGAAACAAGGAATTTTCTATGGCACCGGATGCTGCAAAATCAATGTGTTTCAATAATCTCATTTCTATCATACGAAGAACCCTGAGACGCGGAAAATGTCCTAGATTGGAGAACCCTTCCAACGCGTGCATGTCCTTCAAATGGAACTCTTTTAGCATAGGAAACAAGGAATTTTCTATGGCACCGGATGCTACAAAATCAATGTGTTTCAATAACCTCATTCCTATCATGTGAAGAACCCTGAGACGTGGAAAATGTCCTACACAGGAGAACTCTTCCAACGCAGGCATGTCTCTCAACTCCAACTCTTCTAGCATAGGAAACAAGGAATTTTCTATGGCACCGGATGCTGCAAAAACAATGTGTTTCAATAACCTCATTCCTATCATGCGAAGAACCCTGAGACGTGGAAAATATCCTAGAGTGGAGAACTCTTCCAACGCAGGCATGTAAATCAACTCCAAGCATTCTAGCATAGAAAACAAGGAATTTTCTATGGCACTGGATGCTGCAAAATCAATGTGTTTCAATGACTCTATTTCTGTCATTCGAACAACCTTGAGGCACGGAAATCGTCCAAGATTGGGCAATTCTTCTGATGCAATCATGTTCCTCAGCTGTAGCTCTTCTAACATAGGAAATAATTTGCTCTCCCTAGAACCACATACCTCAAAACATGATTTCGAGAACCACATGCTGCTTTCTATATGGAAGACCTTGAGGTGCGGCAGCAATGCAGTGCAGAAAATATCTCTCCAACTCTCACAGTTACTCAACTCGAGTCTTTCCAAGTTGGATAATTCCTCCTTTTTTATCCAGCTGGGTGATCTGGCACCACAATACCTCCTGATCTTTAATTGTTTTAGCGACTCATGTGGTTGGAGTCCTTCAAGTACCTCCTCCATGGCAACTAACTTGTTCTCCAACTTGGGATCAAATCCCCATTCCAACTCTAGAGCATCAAGGTACTCTTTGTTCTTCATTTGAGCCTTTTCAGCCTCTTCTTTACTTCCAACATTCTCCAGATTAGTAATTTGGAGTTTTCCGTGAAGCTGCTTCAAGCCACTTAGCTCTGTGATCTTGAATCCAACTTCCTTTCGCACTAGGAATTCAGACAACTCTTGAAGAGAGGTTAGCCTCCCTatcatttttatattttcaacTTCTGTATTTTCAACATCAAGATGCCTCAAGTTAATCAGCTGAGTTATTTCTTCTGGAAGAGAGTTTGGGAAGTTGCCTTTTGCTATCAGTGTTTGCAAATTGTAGAGTTCACACAGTGATTCAGGCAAATTTTCTATTCCATTGTAAGAAATGTCCAGGTACCGGAGATGTACCAATTCACCAACCCTCGTAGGCAGCATCCGCAGGGAACAATGAGACAAAACCAATACACGAATGCTTCGTAATTTTTCAATAAAGTCAAGGGGTGGTGACTTTAGATGTTGGCAGAATACAGTATGCAATTTCTTGAATCGGTACCTCAATTCTTTTGTCTCTACGAACTCTGTTTCAACTGCTAGATGACGGAGGGTGGTTGATATCTTATTGGACTTGCCATTATCCATCCTACTTGTTTCGTCAACAGAAACCGAGTGTGTTAGATCATGTATGAGGTCATGCATCACGTAATAATGCCTCCAAAATGTTGTTTCTGGTTGAAACAAAGACATGTTGACCAACTCATGAAAGTACTTACTTGCTACATCTTCCATCCTCTGATTTCCTTGAGCTACAACGAAACCTTCGGCCATCCACATTCTTGTTAACTCAATTTCAGAAAACTCGTGATTCTTTTGAAAGAGAGAACAGAAGGCAAAACACCGCTTGAGAGGTGCACTAAGATAATGATAGCTCAGTTGTAGGACTGGAATAATATCATTTTTATTCTGTTGCAATTCCCATACCTCGCTCTTCATTATACTTCTCCAGTAGTGTGGGTTCATGTTGGATCCTAACAAGTTTCCCACTGTTTTTGCTGCTAGTGGCAAGCCCTTCAACTTCGAAGCTATACTTCTCCCGATTTCCACAAGTTCTGGGTGCTCCTCAGGTTTGGAAGGACCAAATGCACATTGCTTGAACAGCTCCCAAAAAGATATTCCATCTAAATCGCCAAGAACAATcgcctccactgtaccaattttGTCAGCAATGCTCTTGCTCCGAGTTGTCACTATGACCTTGCTTCCTGCAGCAGCATACATGAATGGCGCACACAACTTTCTCCACTCCTCCTTGTCTTCATTCCATACATCGTCGAGGACTAACAAAATCATCTTAGATGCAATTTCCCTTTTTAGAATGTTTTGGAGAACATCTAACTTCATTTGTGAATCATGTTCAGTCTCGGTTACAGACTCGATCATCTCCTTGGTGAGTCTTTGCACATTAAAATTCTCGGACACACAAATCCAAATCTTGACGGCGAAATGGTTCTGAATCTCTTCATCTTTGTAAACAAGCTGAGCCAGAGTAGTCTTCCCAACACCTCCTATTCCGACAAGAGGTATGACTGAGAAGCTATTGCCGTTGTCACTTGCTGATGCTGACAAGTCTGTCGATCTTCGTAATAGCCCTATTATTCTCTTTTGCTCTTCCTCTCTGCCAAACACTTTGCTGATCAAGAAAGAGCTTGTTTCTCGTGTGGCCGACGCCAAATCAGATTGATATTGCCCATCAGATGCATCCACTTGTAATGATTGGCACATTTTCTCCATATCAGCATAAATATCATCCAACTTTTTCTGAATCTTGTTCAGTCTTTTGACAGAATTACTGAACAATTTAGTTTTGGTCTTGCTAAAAGCTCTAGAAAATTGGTTAAGAACCTTGTGACTTGCGTCTTCTTTAATCTTTTGCTTCATGCCATGGAACGTGAGGTCATCGAGGAAGTCTTCGGCGTCGTAAGCGGCATCTTGGAGTTGCTTCATCATCTCGACTAACCTTGCCTCCCTGCTCCATCTCATCCCTGCTTTGTCGACGATCGTGTCGATGTTAAGTAGAGATCTATGTAGCTTCTGCAAATCATTATCCCGAAGCCCGTACAGCTTTCCTCTCAGCGACGATGTCCACACACTGTCGACAAGCATCTTGATGACAGGTTGCGTTAGCCATCCTCCGACTGCTAGTGCTGCTGCACCCTCCATTGGATATATTTTTGAGAAGGAGAAGAACAGACCCTTTATTTCACGAAGCCGATCCCTAATTCACAAGATGAGCAACAACACGAGATCTTTGCTATTCCTGTTGACTGCCCAAGACAAAATGGCGCCACCCCAATAATAGAGCCTTTTTTATTCCTTACGACTTTTCCTTGATTAAGAAATAGAGGCATTGACTTATTCATATAGTCTAGATGGCAATATACGCGTCTTAAAAACAATTCTTTGTGCCGTGTCTATTTAGAGGTGGTTAAGATAGAAAAGATTAAATTGCCTGTTCTTTATCGGTTTAAGACATAAAATAATAAATGAAaggttttttatatatatttatctaaatgtaataaaattaaatgatttttttttcacaaGATTGCTCAGGGCCGTAAATGACCTCTTCGTGTCTCATCACTCACTCATGGTCGTGAGCGAAATCGAAATCGTCTGCGCGAACTCGCAGTTGTGTACGATTTCACTTGCGGCCTTCCTCACTACTTCCCCACTAGACCGGATCTTTTTATTTCtatctaaattataatttagtaggGAGGATAAacttaaaaaagaaatataattaattatagttGAATCATGACTATGATCCGACCATAATTATAGTATAATTCATCTCCTGATCCATAATAATAAGTAGACCAAAGGATCCTCCCTCCTTACTTTCATCCTTGAGATTATATAAGCAACTATTACCACGAACTTATATaatctacctttttttttctatttcttttctgtttagatatttttggtatttagcatatttttagtatttaaaatatttttgataatttttattttttataggttttttatattttgaatacgtttagaaaataaagattataaaattttaataatatttcccTTCTTTaagattttctttctttatttatagGATAGTAATTATAATCTACATatatatttcttttcattttttataaATCATATATTGCTTTTCCATTTTTTTATCCCAgagaatatatataaatatatgtaTAGCTAATTGAGAAACCTATCCtcattattaaataatattttcctTTTTGAGAAAACTTTGACGACCATATTATCTCTTCTTATCTTCTCCTTAAACTCCTCTTGATAATTACTATTCTATCCGACATTATTAAAATGCTTTTCAATTTATTCTAATGATTCATTCAAAAACTTCTGAAACTGAATTGATATCTCAAAATTAATAAACACAGATGGAATAACTGATGcctactaataaaaataaataaattaagttgtggacctatcaaaaaaaaaaataaacatatttGAGTGACCATCGAATCATAATGAttaatagaaaatatttaatCACAGTAAGAGAGCTGTCTAGCTAAAATATTTGACAATCGAtttaaaatcaaaaaataataagaaatatAGAATAATCTAAACATCTTGGGAGTCATTAAATATTTCTAATAAAAACAGTTTGACGATGTTATAGAACTTGCAAAATTAGAGAGAAAAATATGGACAAACTCAAGAAACCAAGAATATAATAATATCCATTTAACATAAACCTTAAACATTTAGTattgttaagttttttttttttttttttttttgactaaaaGTGTTTAATGATGACTAATCGATTAGAATCATATCTAGTACATTGATCAATCACTTGATAATCATAAATATCTTTAGTCAAAAGTGTTTGATAATCTTATAAAGGTCAATGTAAGAAATAAACACATATAGACAAGCTCACAGAACTTTAGAAGTACAATAATACTCCATAAATTTGCAAATTTTAGGATCGTCAATATGTTTGACTAAAAGTTTTCGATGATCCTATAAAACCTTAGGGGACGTTTGATTAAATGATGAGAATGACTATGGATATGAATTTGATAGTAGGATGAATGGGAAtaagaatggaaatgaaacccatcaagttatatgggtttggttgattctcataaatctagtaatcattcccaaattcacaatccaaacactatcttttactattatTTCATTCTCTCgttcccaaacccatcaaccaaacacctccTAAGATTTCTACACTTATCAAGCATTTTTTATCAATGGCGCATCAAATCGATTGACTAGTTGGCTGATAACCAATAACTATCTGAGCCAAAAATATTTGATGCATATGGCTCAAACTCAAAGAAGTAAACAAATACCTAATATTAACAGACTTAGGAAAACCACGGAATACATCAATTTAGCATGAATCCAAAATCTCCAAGTAGTTAAGCAGTTTGGCAAAAGGTATTTGGTGGACCTATAGGGCATAAAATTCGAGGAAAAGATAACTGGACAACCTCACAGAAACTCCAAGTGTGCAAGAGTGTCAATTTGGGAACACTCCTAAGATTTTTGTTACACTCAAACACTTTTTGCTCAATAAACACTTTTGATAAGAAAAAATTAATGAACATAAAACACTCAAATTCTAGAAAAATGAATATGGACAAACTTAAAAGAACCCTATGAATACAACAACACTCATTTGACACAAATCCAAAGGATCCAAGACCAACCAATAGTACACATAAAAaacttttgacaaaaaaatatttgacggtcaaattcaaaatctaaaaacCATAAcataaaattcctaaagtgcAATTGTATTCATTTTACATGAATCTGAAGTCTATTGTTGGACTCCCTCGCTGAGAaggatcaaatattaatttgtatGTGGCCATAAGTGGGATAAAGATACAGTCAAAAATATAGTTTCTAGTAGATACAGCAAGCGGCATCTTTCCTCAGTGAACATCAAGTTCCTTGTTAAAACAGATGGAATTAAACAACATAGTAAAGGATTATTAAGAGGAATTAGCAGTTTCTGGGTAAGTTATAAATGGTCGGCCAATGTAAAGGTTTTCAGTCATGAAGGTGATTCATTCTTAGCAGGTTTATTGAAGTTCCCTTGACGATTCTTAGGCCTATGCCGAGCAAATAAGATCACCTCAAAGCACAGGTGACATTAAAGAAGTTGGTAAAAATGAGATAAAATCTAAAATGCATTCCTATTTTTTTGCTGATGGATAGAGTTCCGCTGGTTTTGAGAATCACAACCAGAAAGTAAAATGGATCGACTGAAAGTCTCATGATAATCATGCACTGGAAGAATGCGCAGCAGTTAAATAACAAGTTATAGCATCAATACTCCTAACAAAGAAGAATGTAAACTAAATAGGCAGCCACATGCAAAGATAACAACAGAATCAGTGTGTACAGGAACTCACCCCAAACAATTGGGCTGTTATCTCTTCGAATTTGAATGGCAAGCAGAAGCATTCCCCTCCGTAGCATCCTTTTCATGCAGCTTAAGCTGATTATTGTCAAAATAGCATGCCCAATTTCCTCTGATCTCTGATTGACTCATTCTCAAATCTTCTTTTTCCAATATAAACTGAGTGCATGTTCAGTGTGCACCAACACGCCTGCTATAATTTGCATGTCATGGCCTTCCTGCTTCAACTGCATGTCATCATCTCGCAGACTGATTGGCATCCTCATCATCACTCTCCAAGTCCTCGGATTCAACTGTTGatagttcttcttcttccatcacgtcctcctcatcttcttcatcatcttcttcattatcttcctccccttcttcatcttctcctgcAATGTCAGTCAGAGCAGAATCATCGGCAGCAGCCCttctaggcttcttacccttctccacGACAGTCTCCTTCCCCTTGTGCATGAGGTGACTATATTGATACCTTAACCCCATCAATGGGTGCTTCTCCACCAAAAGATCCCTCCTATAAGCCTCACGAAGCACAACGGTGTGCGTTCCTAGCTTATTTGAAACATAAAAGATGCCCGGGTGGTGCGTGATTACCTTTGTAAGACCCGGCGGGAGCCCAATATGTTCCCCGAGCAAGATCAGATTTTCCTTTACCGTCTTCTTTGGCACAAGAAGGTTTAGGACCTCGTGGAGCACTGCCACTGTCCACTTCTCCGCAAGGTCGCTCTTTGGCTTGAGATGGGACGCATCCTCGTAGGGTGAGATGTACGGAAGCTTCTGCCACTCGTCCAACCAGTTCCTCACCTTCTTCTGCAGGTCGAAACCCCGGGAGAAGTGAAGGGGGAAAGGGAGCGACATGCCCTTCTTATAGCCCCCAAATTTCATGGCGTACCTCTCCATGGCGGACACCGCAAGGTCTTTGCGATACAAAACGAGCTCGAGGTCCAGCGCGCCGGGCACTCCACTGGTGGAAGGGACAATCTGAAAGTAGTCGGGGTAGCCCGGGAGTAGGGAGCGGGCATAGTCGCGCGGGAGGCCGAGGTCCCATCGGAGGCGGTCAATCAGGGTCAGGGGTAGACGACGGCGTCGAGCGATCATGAGGAGGCGAAGGAGGCGGTCGGCAGAATCGGGGCGTGCAGCCTCGAGGGCCCGCTGCTCGTCCTCGTGGAGGCGGACTAGCTCGTCTGTCGGGCGGATGACAGGGTGTGGGGGGACGCCGGAGGAGGGCTGAGGGAACTCTTCGATGAGGGCAGAAGGAAAGAGGCGAATGAAGCGGATGGGGCGGAAGGGGAGGTGCAGTTGGGCGGCATGGGCGCTGATAGACGTGAGAGTGAGACTAGGACCGGAGGAGGAAGgggaggaggaggatgaggaagggAGGAGGAGGAAGTCCTTGAGTGCATGAAAGGGTTGCAGGTACTTCTCCTTCTCTACGGCGTGGTCGAGGCCGCGGTCACGGACCCACGTAACCCTAGCATCCACGAAGGTGCGGTGCGACTGGGCAAGGGGAAGCCGCCCGAGGAACCGGCGGAGAGGCCGTAGCAGCATGGTCGCGGCGGCGAAATTGGCGGACCTATTGGTTTGGTGCGGGCATATGAAGCCAGCGACGGCGTCGGCGGCGGCAACTGACGATATCGGTCCGGTTTAATCGAGGGTTTTGACAAGGTAAAGGAGAATAGTGGGCCTCCTCTATACAGCGAAGTATCTAAAGCCCAATCCACTAAAATCATGAATTTTAATTCCTCGTTAGAAAAAATTGTATGTTTGCTCTAAAACTTAACAAATATTACATTTTGTAAAGTATCGTTCAACGTCAATTCTAGTGTTCTTGTAGATATTAAGATTAGCCTCTGTTTTTTATTCTTCATAATACGTCGAAAACTTTGTCTAAATGAAATTTATCATGTtcaaaaaacaaaattaaaaataaaaacgaTAATATAATGTTTTTTGGCCAATTGCTTTGGATTTTGAAAGGTAAGAGTAAGATTGTTTCTGCACTACAGCATCATATTCTTCTGTGTCAACTTGTCATTTCCACGGACAACACTGGGTTGGTCGTGCATTGTCGtctatttcattttaattatattaaaatactttttatcaacccaatcaaaaatattcaaatttcattaaaattattttaaattagttaaaatcattttaaaataattataactaaatcataaattttaaaatctaaaattttaaatcctaaacctaaatattattatatcaaaatattatttatcaacttaatcaaaattatttaaattctattaaaattatttttaaataagttaaaatcattttaaaaataactatAACAACAACTATAATAGATAGACGCTTCTAAATAGCTAGGGATGATAATTTTCCCCGTGAGTTTAGGGTCCCATGGGAAAAACTCAAAATGGGGATGGAGATCCCTAATTTTTTGAGGATAGGACGGGTTCGGGACGTATCGGAATACTATTCTCATCCCTGAACccaccccgaatattattattattaatattaataaataataatatgatttttttaaaaaaattaataatagtgttaatattaatattaaaatatttaaaaatattaataataataat
The genomic region above belongs to Zingiber officinale cultivar Zhangliang chromosome 11A, Zo_v1.1, whole genome shotgun sequence and contains:
- the LOC122032255 gene encoding disease resistance protein RGA2-like; amino-acid sequence: MEGAAALAVGGWLTQPVIKMLVDSVWTSSLRGKLYGLRDNDLQKLHRSLLNIDTIVDKAGMRWSREARLVEMMKQLQDAAYDAEDFLDDLTFHGMKQKIKEDASHKVLNQFSRAFSKTKTKLFSNSVKRLNKIQKKLDDIYADMEKMCQSLQVDASDGQYQSDLASATRETSSFLISKVFGREEEQKRIIGLLRRSTDLSASASDNGNSFSVIPLVGIGGVGKTTLAQLVYKDEEIQNHFAVKIWICVSENFNVQRLTKEMIESVTETEHDSQMKLDVLQNILKREIASKMILLVLDDVWNEDKEEWRKLCAPFMYAAAGSKVIVTTRSKSIADKIGTVEAIVLGDLDGISFWELFKQCAFGPSKPEEHPELVEIGRSIASKLKGLPLAAKTVGNLLGSNMNPHYWRSIMKSEVWELQQNKNDIIPVLQLSYHYLSAPLKRCFAFCSLFQKNHEFSEIELTRMWMAEGFVVAQGNQRMEDVASKYFHELVNMSLFQPETTFWRHYYVMHDLIHDLTHSVSVDETSRMDNGKSNKISTTLRHLAVETEFVETKELRYRFKKLHTVFCQHLKSPPLDFIEKLRSIRVLVLSHCSLRMLPTRVGELVHLRYLDISYNGIENLPESLCELYNLQTLIAKGNFPNSLPEEITQLINLRHLDVENTEVENIKMIGRLTSLQELSEFLVRKEVGFKITELSGLKQLHGKLQITNLENVGSKEEAEKAQMKNKEYLDALELEWGFDPKLENKLVAMEEVLEGLQPHESLKQLKIRRYCGARSPSWIKKEELSNLERLELSNCESWRDIFCTALLPHLKVFHIESSMWFSKSCFEVCGSRESKLFPMLEELQLRNMIASEELPNLGRFPCLKVVRMTEIESLKHIDFAASSAIENSLFSMLECLELIYMPALEEFSTLGYFPRLRVLRMIGMRLLKHIVFAASGAIENSLFPMLEELELRDMPALEEFSCVGHFPRLRVLHMIGMRLLKHIDFVASGAIENSLFPMLKEFHLKDMHALEGFSNLGHFPRLRVLRMIEMRLLKHIDFAASGAIENSLFPMLEELELRGMYALEEISNLGHFPRLKVLRMMRMRLLKHIGLASVATENDQFPMLEELELRHLPVLEELPDLGSLPCLKSLDIIRMRMLKHTDFAFYDVTEKVLLPRVEKLVLHDLEALKELPSNLGRLPCLKVLSIENISAVKQIGHGFFSTEAISQCFLSLRSLSILNMPSCEGWCWIDGSELFPSLQVLTIHGCPKLERLPPLPPSLTDLTLTEVGLTELPSLRETGTNGSGCNQTTSSLSNLKISECNNLTSLEEGLLSQNLSNIEVIYVEGCYELMRMPLKRFENSTSLKELQIKACPNLSLTQEEEAVLLSRGGSRNYMEERFFRITVGGPVLGGYRRFDRLWLDNCYRWT
- the LOC122032256 gene encoding protein WHAT'S THIS FACTOR 9, mitochondrial-like, yielding MLLRPLRRFLGRLPLAQSHRTFVDARVTWVRDRGLDHAVEKEKYLQPFHALKDFLLLPSSSSSSPSSSGPSLTLTSISAHAAQLHLPFRPIRFIRLFPSALIEEFPQPSSGVPPHPVIRPTDELVRLHEDEQRALEAARPDSADRLLRLLMIARRRRLPLTLIDRLRWDLGLPRDYARSLLPGYPDYFQIVPSTSGVPGALDLELVLYRKDLAVSAMERYAMKFGGYKKGMSLPFPLHFSRGFDLQKKVRNWLDEWQKLPYISPYEDASHLKPKSDLAEKWTVAVLHEVLNLLVPKKTVKENLILLGEHIGLPPGLTKVITHHPGIFYVSNKLGTHTVVLREAYRRDLLVEKHPLMGLRYQYSHLMHKGKETVVEKGKKPRRAAADDSALTDIAGEDEEGEEDNEEDDEEDEEDVMEEEELSTVESEDLESDDEDANQSAR